DNA from Bos indicus isolate NIAB-ARS_2022 breed Sahiwal x Tharparkar chromosome 15, NIAB-ARS_B.indTharparkar_mat_pri_1.0, whole genome shotgun sequence:
TATTTGAGATCACCATGAACACAGAAAACACTAgcttttctctattcttttatgAAAATGTCTTGTGATATCCATTTTAATGATGTGTAATGTTCTATCTACTAAATGAGATTGAGCTCCTTGAGGGTAGAAATGTGGGTTATACTTCTCCATGTCTATGAGGACTAATACCTGATTTTGTTCAAGGTCCAGCAATGGAAATAAGGGCTAATGCTCCCAGGAAGTTTTACATAGGAGAAGTTACCTTGTAAAAACTGATGAAGGAGAATTTCCAGGAACCATGGCAGCCTCTAATATTACCTCAACCCATCCAGCTGCCTTCTTGTTGGTAGGAATTCCAGGTTTGGAGCACCTGCATGTCTGGATCTCCATTCCCTTCTGTTTTGCCTATACTTTGGCTCTTCTAGGCAACTGCACCCTTCTCTTCATTATTCGAGGTGATGCAGCCCTCCATGAGCCCATGTAcctctttttggccatgctagcGATCATTGATCTTGTCCTCTCTTCTACAACACTTCCCAAAATGCTGGCTATTTTTTGGTTTAGAGATCGAGAAATCAACTTCTATGCCTGTCTGGTCCAGATGTTCTTTCTCCACTCCTTCTCCATCATGGAGTCTGCAGTGCTGCTGGCCATGGCctttgaccgctatgtggccatctgcaagccactGCACTACAGCACCATCCTCACCGGGCCACTTATCACCAAGATCGGCTTGGCTGCTGTGACTCGGGCTGTGACACTAATGACTCCACTCCCCTTTCTGCTCAGACGCTTCCACTACTGCCGAGGTCCAGTGATTGCCCACTGCTACTGTGAGCACATGGCCGTGGTAAGGCTGGCCTGCGGGGACACTCGCTTCAACAACATCTATGGCCTTGCTGTGGCCATGTTCATAGTAGTGTTGGACCTGCTCTTTGTTATTCTGTCTTACATCTTCATCCTCCAGGCGGTTCTACAGCTTGCCTCTCAGGAGGCCCGCTACAAGGCCTTTGGGACCTGTGTGTCCCACATAGGTGCTATCTTGTCCACCTACACACCTGTTGTCATCTCCTCAGTGATGCACCGTGTGGCTCGGCGGGCTGCCCCGCATGTCCACATACTGCTTGCtatcttttatcttcttttcccaCCCATGGTCAACCCCATCATCTACGGTGTCAAGACCAAGCAGATTCGTGATCATGTGCTGAGTCTATTCTGGAGAAAGAATGTATagatataaacttttttttcttaagcacTAGTCCTGAACCCATCAGTCCAGTGGATACTGAACTGAGATGGAGAGGAAAAACCTCAATAGGAAAATTTGAGTTTGGCAGTCCTCCAGTGTAAGTCCCATTCCTCACAAATCCAGTCAGATCAAACCAGATATGTTCCTATAGTTTCATAGCAGAGGTCTGATCTATTCTTGTAGGCTCATCACATGCGTAAGGACAACATAAAGACCCTTCCAAAGCATTTCTGTCATCTAGGTGAAAGACAGTAGAAATACTGGCTGAGATTGGTACAAGAAGCTGAGATTTTGGTCAGTTCTTCATCTAGACTGAGGAATTGAAGCACAAATTTTAAGACCCATATGCCAATACCACAACTAGTACTACTGAAATTGCCTCCAAATCCTTTCTGATAAGTGGACTTTAGCCTCTACCACTCTTTAGCCAACTACCACTCAATGTTATTAGCTCTACAGTTGAACAGCTCATGTCTAATGAGTCTTATTCCTCCCATTGAGTCAGTTTCTGAATTCCTTTCAGACTCATACTAATGGCCAACTTTTTACTGAACACTTATCAGGTGTTTTCTCCTGACATCCATTTATACAAACATATCATCCTGTAACTAACTCTTCACATGTATATGTCTTTTGTCTCCAAAACCACTAAttgtaatatttattgaatgaatgaagagttgAATACCATATTTAGGCTATGAAATGTAGAAACAGTAATTAACATCATTCCATCATGAAGTTAAGACTTCTGAAGCTAGAGAAACAAGTTACAGTATGTAATTGTGGTAGGTTGAATTATTGTTCAGATATTTATTCTCTTGTCCCTCTACCATGGGAGGGGATTTTTCTCACTCCAGAATGTTAAATCTTTGATATGGCCTGTGGAATTTAGTGGTCTTGAAATGTGCCACAATAAtaaaagatgttaaaatgtgTCTGTAGCTTGGCTCAGTCATTCtcacttttctcctctgcttataAGAATGATCATGCTCCCAGAGCTTTTTTTTTCACCCTAGACCaagatggaaaatatatatgaagcAGATGTGAATCTGACTCACAGACTGGAATACAGCCACAGCTGACCCATAGTGTTCCTATAACATGAGCAAAgatgattttattgttttgtttgtttgttttttagtaaaCCACTTAGATTTGGGAGTTGTTTCATCACATAACCCAGGGAAAACTGACTGATGGAGTTGTGAGCTCTTGTTGCATTCCACCTCATAACAGTTCaagaccaaatatttaaagaaaagaaaatgcattattttttcttctattatatCCTAAAATTGATACCACTTCTATTTATCTTTCTGCTTTGGTTTCTTATATTTGAACACTCCTTCAGTCAGTTCTTTGTAAAAGAATCTCATACCCAGTTTTCATGAAGGTCTCTTATACAACcatgttcttttttattgtgatCTTTTTCTTCAGTAATAAGTTTCTTCAATTCTAAAAGCCAAGAAACCTGATAGTCTCTGAAAAAGCATTTCCAGGCCCATGTCATGTCGCAGCTTGCATCATAGGCACACATGAAAAATGATGGTCTCAAGGATCTGAGTCAGCTACCCTGTCACAGTTTGATTACACTAGACTGTTTCCATCATGCAAGTGGGGAGCCAGTGTTTTGTTATTGAATAGACAGtcaggatatggtttttccttctctgtatgcAATGCTTCTTCCAAActtgtgtgaaagttgctcattcatgttcgactctttgcgaccccatggactgcagcctgccaaggtcctctctccatggaattcttcaggccagaatactggagtgggtagccattcccttctccaggggatcttcccaacctagggatcaaacccaggtctctggcattgcaggcagattctttagcagctgagctatcagagaagccctcttCTGAACTTATCTACGGATTTATAGAATGCCTTATCCACCATTATGATATTGCATTGCTTCTGGTAAGAATTCAGTTCATAGATGACATTAATGGTCCCATGTTCATGGAATTCACTAATGTTAATCATGTTTCCCTTCTCCCTGAAGCAGCTAAATTTATAGGACAGTGGCATGGCCTTTTGAAGATAGATACAGTACCAACTAGGTAGCAATACCTTGCAGGGCTTCAGAAGGTTCTCCAAAAGGCTCCATATGCTCTGAGTCAGCATCTGATATATAGTATTAATACTACTTTTTTCCCCATAGTCAGGATTCACAGGTCTAGGAATCAAGGGGCAAAGTGGCACTATTTCCCCTAGTGAACTATGAGCAAAATGTTTGCTCTTTCCATAGTCTTGGCCTTGACCTAGAAGTCTTAGGAAATGATGCTTCTACTAGGACACACAATGATTCCATTGAACTGAAAGTTAAGACCACTACCTGGTCACTTTGAGCCCACATCTGAATCAGAAGGCAAAGTAGGGAATTACTGTGTGAACTGGGGTGATTGATCATTACTATCAAGGTGTAAATGGTCTATTACTCTACAATGCAAGTAAGGAAGAATTTATTCTGGATATGCAGGAGATTCCTTAGGGTATCTCTTGGTATTACCATGCCCTGTGATTAAGGTCAAGGGAAAACTTGCCAAAtagcttcagtcacgtccaactctttgcaacccatggacggtaggcacccaggctcctctgtccatggaattctccaggcaagaatactggagtgtgtagccatgccctcccctccaggggaatcttcccaacccagggatcaaacccatgtctcctgaggctcctgcattacaggcagattctttatcactgaaccactggggaagccccccagTAGAAAACAGTAATAACTCAATTCAGGCAGGACTACTAATGGACCATATTCTACAGTAATAAAGTTTGATTATTCTACTAAGTAAAGAACCATGAAAAGCTGAGGTGCATGCTGAAGGCAGTTAATATGGAATGAATAGTGGAAGAAGGTAGTTGGAAATACCAGCTAAAAGCACCCCATGATGCTAATCAATTTAGGGGAAgggccaaagaatcaatgcttttgaattgtggtgctagaaaagactcttgagagtcccttggattgcaaggagatcctaccatgaatccttaaggaaatcaaccctgaatattcattggaaggactggtgctgaagctccaatactttggccacctgatgcaaagaataaacttattggaaaagaccctgatgctgaaaaagattgaaggcaggaggagaagggggtggcagaggatgaggtgcaccaccagctcaatggacatgaattagagcaaactccagaagatagtggaggacagaggagtctggcatgctacaatcaatccatgggatcacaaagagtaggatgcaactaagtgattgaacaacaacggAACAAAGGAACTACTGAAACAGAGGTATAGTGTCAAAGAACTGTTACTTTGTGGATCAGTACCAGCTTACTGGAGAATCTTTACTAAAATGCATTGTGAGAATAACCAGTTTGGGGTATGTGTCTTTGGATATGAGTGCTACAGAGTGGAAGCACATGTTTGTGTTGATAACATGCACGCTAAGTCatttcattcgtgtctgactctgagagaccctatggactgcagcccaccaggttcctctgtccgtgggatttcttcaggcaagaatactggagtgggttgccatactctccctCCAGgcgattttcctgacccagaaatcgaacctgcatctcctgcttcccttgcattgcaggtggattcttcaatgctgagctaccagggaagtcccttgtgtaACTTTACTACTACAAAATTAATGGTTTGAGAAACCTTATCAGGTTTGTTCTCTCAGCTCCCCTGTATGGGTTTTGATTGATACAAAAACATTAAAGTAATttagaaaatggggaaaaacaaaagagagtgTCAAGGAACTCTTACAGAGTGACAGTTTACATGGTTGAGAAACAGAATAAAGTGGGCAATGATGGAGTTAAAACAAAGGTGTTataaaagtaattagcctccaattaaaataaataaatttaaattaaaaaaataaataaaacaaaacacacacacacacaaaaaaacacaaaggtgCTGATGCAGCACTATCAGAAATTGGAGTAGACCAATGGAACCCTCTCCTCTATTTTTCCCCTAACATTAAAGGGCCCCAAGCAAATTTACCCCAgtttgaaaaatttaaattgttgGAAGGCAAAGAGTATAATGAAATGACCAGGAAATGCAAGGGACAATGATTACTCAGATTAATCAAGGCACAAATTTGAAGTCAACCAGGACCTTGTGGGGACTTTCCACATACAAGCTTGTCTGTGTTCCctgcttgtttttatttaaaaaaaaaaaaaaaacactttagtctgtgtgttagtcgctcagttgtattcaactcttttgcaaccctatggatggtagcctgctaggctcctctgtccatgggattctccaggcaaggatactggagcaggttgccatgcaaCCTGGAGGTTGCCTCTtacagggatcttccccacccagggattgaaccctcatctcttaaatcttctgcattggcaggcagattctgtaccattagcaccatctgagaagcccaattAGTCTCCTAGACCCTCTGAATTCCAAAGAGCAAACTTGACTAGTAATTAGAGAAGTgaggaaatacaaaaataaagcacAGTCAAGCAAGAAAAGTAATAGTTTGAATAACACTTCAACCATAAAACAGTCACGAGACTCCTAGTTTCTCCCCAAAGGATATAGCTAACAATCTGGTACATATATCtgagtcctggagaaggaaatggcaacccgctcaagtattcctgcctggctaattccatggacagaggagcctggtgggctacagtccatggagtggcaaagagccagacacaactgtgcaattaacacatacacatacttgaGTCATTTTTTACAGAAACCAGGACCCCACCAAATAGTAACTGCTGACCAGGGTCACAGAGACCCAGTCAATCTGGAGCAAGAAGAGTGATGACCAAAATACCATGAATATTTTTTGCTTATGATCCAACTAATCAGAAGAACCCATAAGCTGATCATGAACTTAAGACCCTTTAcctttactttcagtctttaAAACCCCTTTCCTGAAAGCCATCGGAAAGATTGGGGTCTTTGAGCATTAGCTGGTTATTCTCCTTGCTCAGTGCTCTACAAATAAGCACTGTGATTTTCTTCATCACAACCCTGCGTCAGTAGATTAGCTTTGCTGTGTGTCAGGTGAGTGAAACTGGTTTGGCAACCATTTTGGTGATGACAAAGGCACTACCATCCTGAGTGGGCATTTGCCCATGGCACATTGGCACTGACTAGTGGCGGCTCTCAGGTTCTGTACAGAAGATGCGTAAGGACCTTTGTCTCATGAACAATCCCAAGTGCTTGGGGCCATTGACATCATTGGCTGATGCTGCTTTTGACCTTGTGATCAAGGAAATTAGCCACTTGCTTGTTCAGATGCATCTGGTAAGTATCAGAGCTCATATGCACTTGCTCTGCATGTGATATTTTTTCTCTTAGTCATTTAGCTCTGTCTGTGATGGGGTATTGATTTGGGTGGGATTATTCCCTACTGCACTATGGAATCTAACCCTGAGAGACCTCCTTGTAATTGCTGACTTACTATTTGACAGCACCAGCTGTGAACAGCTAACACTGGGTAACTCAGAGCTCTGTCCCATTTTGTAGCTGTctagggtccatctagtcaaggctatggtttttccagtggtcatgtatggatgcgagagttggactgtgaagaaagctgagtgccaaagaattgatgcttttgaactgtggtgttggagaagactcttgagagtcccttggactgcaaggatatccaaccagtccattctgaaggaaatcagccctgggatttctttggaaggaatgatgctaaagctgaaactccagtactttggccacctcatgcaaagagatgactcattggaaaagactctgatgctgggagggattgggggcaggaggagaaggggacaacagaggatgagatggctggatggcatcactgactcaatggacgtgagtctgagttaactccgggagttggtgatggacagggaggcctggcgtgctgagattcatggggttgcaaagagtcggacacgactgagaaacaactgaactgaactgagcgtgtatttttggagaaggcaatggcaccccactccagtactcctgcctggaaaatcccatggacagaggagcctggaaaactgcagtccatggggtcgctgagggtcagacacaactgagcgacttcgctttcacttttcactttcatgcattggagaaggaaatggcaacccactccagtgttattgcctggagaatcccagggatgggggagcctggtgggctgccatctatggggtcgcacagagtcggacacgactgaagcaacatagcagcagcagggtgtatTTTGAAGAGTTGGGAATTTTAGTTATGTACccatgaaaagaaataaactaatGTTCTCTTCAAACATTGCTTTTCCTCAGTGCTCCTTAGGATCTGGAGAACAATGGCCCCCTAATGTCTAACTTGTAATACCTTCTACtagaactgttttgttttgtgaaaGGGGATAAAAATGGAGTGAAGTTCCTTATGTATAAACTTTTATGATGTATCAAAGGGAGACCTCAGAAAATGTAACATGCCCAGAATTATGATACAAAAGAAATTCCCTCCAATAAGCAAATATTAAAGTTGTATCCAATTTTCAGGAATTTAAGTGATGAACCAATTGAACAAAAGATGTTCCTACAGCACtgccatggcttcccaggtggctcagtggtaaagaatccacctgcaatgcaagagatgtgggttcaatccctgggtgggaaagatcccctggaaaaggaaatggcaacccactccagtatttcttgcctagaaaatccaatggacagaggagcctggtgggctatagtctattgTGTCGTagaagagctggacaagacttagcaaacATGGAGGGCAGAATGGGAAAAAGCAGGGCCTGGGGAACTTGATAGCAACTGAGACACCCCCACCAGCTTTggtgggagctggaggaggaggaaaccaCTTGTGGGAAAAAAGGACAGTCTTTCCCTCCTGTACCTGACAGGGTACCCACTGGCCAGGGAGCCACTCTTGTTCAGACAGAACAGTTCCTGCTGAGACAGATTGCCACCGTAAGAATAAATGCCCAAGATCAGGCAGCAAGATTTGTGTGGATATGCTTTATTACCAACACCCTCACCCCCAACACTTTGTTTTTACTCTCGTTTTTCACATCAGACTTGTTCAACTAGAAAAATATGCCAAGTTATTGAATGACCTTAAAGTATAGAAAACTTCTTCTCCATCTCTGCGACCCACAACTCAAGTTGGGCTGATGTTCAAAGTGTACTAACTACCCTGTTGACCAAAGAAGAGAGGAGGATGGTGCTAGAAAAAGCCTAGAAGAGGCAGATACACTGCATGTTGCTGCCTGGGAATGAAATTCCCACCACAGATCCAGTGTAAGACATAAATGACCTAGATTCTATGTCCTAGAAGAGAAAGCTTTAACTAAGAATTAAAGAGAGGGAATCTTGGTGGGGCTCTGAAAAGAAGTGCCAAAGAAGTTTTCATAAGGTGGAAGGAGTGTGTCCAAAGCCACCAGAAAATCCCTCAGATTTGAGAGAATAttgcaggacttcccaggtggcacagcagttaagaattcacttgccaatgcaggagatgcaagaaacatgggtttgatccctgagtggggaagatcccctggaggaggaaatggcagctcactccagtactcctgcctggacaatcccatgaacagaggagcctgggggcggTGAGGCAGggggttggctacagtccatggggttgcaaagagtcagatatgactgaggacACACAAGGCATACTGCAATATGCAGGTCTAGGTCAAGATAATCTGAGAAATTTCAAATTAGTTCACCAGatcctttgtggctcagaggaACTCCAGACATACAGGAAAAGTTGAAGAGACAAGTTGTTTTTGATttccaaatctttttttaaaagacaacccacagaatgggagaaatttgcaaacaatgcaactaacaaaggattagtctccaaaatttacaaacagctcatgaagtttaatatcaataaaacaacccaatcagaaaatgagaagatgatctaaatagatatttctctaaagaaaacatacagacagCCAACCAGAACATGGAAAGGTATTTAACAtcgctaatcattagagaaatgcaaatcaaaactacagtgaataAACAACAGCACTGCTAATGTTGCAAGGAGGGAAATGCAGGGGCTAGGGAACTTGCTAGCAACTGACCCACCCCTACCAACTCAGGTGGGAGCTGAAGGAGGAAAAACCACTGGAGCAAAAAAAGAACGGTCTCTTCCTCTGTACCTGACAGGGAACCCACTTTGGCCAGGGAGCCACTCTTATGCAAGCAGAACAATTTCCACTGATGCAGATTcccacaccagttagaatggtcCTCATTAAGAATGGTcctcattaaaaagtctacaaacaatcctggagagggtgtgaagaaaagggaaccctcctacactgttgatgggaatataactttgtacagtcactatggagaacagtatggaggtgcctttaaaaaaaaatagagctaccatatgatccagaaatcacACTCCcaaggcatatatccagagaaaaacacagttcaaaaggatacatataccacaatgttcattgcagcactgtttaccataGCCAACCCATGGAAGCATCTTAattgtccatcgacagaggaatggatattGATGTGATACGTGTACAAAATGggttattactcagccattaaaaagaatgaaataatttcatttgcagcaacatggatggacctggagattactGTATTAAgtgaaatcagaaagataaaatattatattgcctatatatggaatctgaaaaagtgATACAAACGAATTTACAGGGTAGGACTCACatacttagagaatgaacttatggttaccaggggagaaACACTGGGGGGGAAGGAATAGATTGAAAGTTTGAGATTGATATGTATATACTACTGTATTTAAAGTAGATTACaaataaagacctactgtgtagcacagggaatgctcCTCAATATTCTTTAATGTCCTAAAGTgcaagagaatctgaaaaatatatatacatataactgaatcactttgctgtacatctgaaactaacagtTAATCAACTAggttccaatataaaatacaaattaaaaaagatatttagtGACTAacaatgttttcctttgttttgtagAGTCCAGTCTGCTATTAGTATCTCATCCTTGGCCCACAATGCCCTGTCCTAGACAGTGTGAGAATGAGCACAGATAATGTTTGCTTCCAAAGCTGATTACAAATctgatttaatatatttaagatatagACTATGGAGAAAGTTAATCTCTAATGCTCTTCTGCACCTCTTCATCATTTGAGAAAGATTGTCTTGAGTTGGTCTATAAAATCTATTATAGGGAGAAACCTTACTTTAAGCTTTAATATGACTTAATTCAAATGCATTGGCTTAGTGAATAGTTATTTCTAAACACCATGTGGAAATCATGTACAACATagttcacctatttttttttcaattcacaaATTACTTGGTTTATTATACACAATTAGCACACAACAAATTAGTTAAAGtggagaaaatagaaaaggaggGCAAAGAACCACTCCCAGGAGAAGTCCAGGAAGGAGGCATCTTAGCATGAACATTGTCTCTGGCCCAACAAGAGGTCTCCCAACAGGTGTGAGTGGGCATTGCCTTCTGCTCCCATACAGCACTCAGCAGTGTGGGATCAGGTTCCCCAGCAAAGAGCCTTCAAGTCATAGATCACCTATTAAACTCCAAAGGCAGGGCTCAACTGGACAGGGGATTCCTGAACCAAAGTTTCAAAAGCTAGATATGAACCTGTATGGAATGAAATTTCTCCCTTTACTGGGTTGAGTGTATAACCTGTGCACAGGTTTGGAAGACATACTATATATCAAAGCAActacaaacatttttatattgaaaGTCAAGTTTAAGGAGAAGGTGAGGAGCAAGTTTCTAGAAGTCTCTAGCTTTTCCTCAGGTTCCAGAGAAGTAGAATCCTCTAAAGAGTGAAAATTAGGTTCTTTCTGTGTTGATTCTACTTGAATGCCCCTGCCATCATCATATTGGCTCCCAATCTAAAGGAGGCAGTTAAGGATGTCTCTCCCAGGTTTAAACCTCCCAgggtaaaacaaaaagaaacagtgatGGTAAAAACAATGCTATTTAAGTACCTGGTGTAATTGTTTCCTTACTAGCCCCTTTATATACAGTATCTCAATTATAACAATTGATACTTTATAGtactaccagttcagttcagttcagtcactcagttgtgtctgactctttgcgaccccatgaatctcagcacgccaggcctccctgtccatcaccaactcccggagttcactcagactcacgtccatcgagtcagtgatgccatccagccatctcatcctctgtcatccccttctcctcctgcccccagtccctccagcatcagtcttttccaatgagtcatctctttgcatgaggtggccaaagtactggagtttcagctttagcatcattccttccaaagaaatcccagggctgatctccttcagaatggactggttggatctccttgcagtccaagggactctcaagtgtcttctccaacaccacagttcaaaagcatcaattcttcagcactcagctttctttgcaggcCAACTCTCATAGGTATTATTCCCACTTTAGGCTCAAGGAAGTGAAGCAACATGTTCAAGTTTATACAGTGGGTATGTCACCAAGCTGGCTTGCAAATTCAAACCACTGGAGCTTCAAAGGCCAGATTTTGTA
Protein-coding regions in this window:
- the LOC109569371 gene encoding olfactory receptor 52K1, which produces MAASNITSTHPAAFLLVGIPGLEHLHVWISIPFCFAYTLALLGNCTLLFIIRGDAALHEPMYLFLAMLAIIDLVLSSTTLPKMLAIFWFRDREINFYACLVQMFFLHSFSIMESAVLLAMAFDRYVAICKPLHYSTILTGPLITKIGLAAVTRAVTLMTPLPFLLRRFHYCRGPVIAHCYCEHMAVVRLACGDTRFNNIYGLAVAMFIVVLDLLFVILSYIFILQAVLQLASQEARYKAFGTCVSHIGAILSTYTPVVISSVMHRVARRAAPHVHILLAIFYLLFPPMVNPIIYGVKTKQIRDHVLSLFWRKNV